In the Ctenopharyngodon idella isolate HZGC_01 chromosome 4, HZGC01, whole genome shotgun sequence genome, one interval contains:
- the ptprr gene encoding tyrosine-protein phosphatase non-receptor type 5, with amino-acid sequence MFVNAALVVISLLMGFHVTGGISEDDDVYQIPHRRIANGMTGPVYQHMGVLNQGKGLGFHGELLQTQSRGRVAKLMPSVFLESHFQRPPKRQSENFLQNIDHVENKPVTAHHMVTMEENDDIELYVSSVGVSEPMAHEEMIQLLNINTLHHSSGPVGTTEASTEKNVFKDHHEKNSIWGKDGFYVLVICLTIFIIIFTCLMVLYRIKEKEFLDQQLKEPSPPTRDVQLAPIPVHGAQPPLTLKNSMVQANQTSKPSATHSTSSTSTPSCNISIHQTSSVTTSEPQCPSSHSVAELKPSVSSTHSPFRMKPVGGLQERRGSNVSLVLDMSSLGSVEPLSCGVVTPRERATQEYLQSASRVLSRQQLRDIALNTQRLHTEFVEIPMNFVDQKELDIPNHGSKNRYKTILPNPHSRVILKTKNSNDPLSSYINANYIRGYLGDERAFIATQGPMINTVNDFWQMVWQEDCPVIVMITKLKEKNEKCVLYWPEKRGIYGKVEVFVNNVKECDHYIIRSLILKHGGQSRKVQHYWYTSWPDHKTPESVGPLLQLVNDVEQDRRGFTSSGPVIVHCSAGIGRTGCFIATTIGCRQLELEGVVDVLGIVCQLRTDRGGMIQTEEQYEFVHHALSLHESRLPAEPGQ; translated from the exons ATGTTCGTGAACGCGGCATTAGTCGTTATTTCTTTATTGATGGGATTTCACGTCACAG GGGGCATCTCTGAGGACGATGACGTTTATCAGATACCGCATCGACGCATAGCTAATGGAATGACTGGCCCCGTATACCAGCACATGGGTGTCCTCAATCAGGGAAAGGGCTTGGGATTTCATGGGGAATTGCTTCAGACCCAGTCCCGTGGTCGGGTGGCCAAACTGATGCCTTCAGTCTTTCTAGAATCCCATTTCCAAAGACCTCCCAAGAGGCAGTCAGAGAACTTCCTTCAAAACATCGACCATGTGGAGAACAAGCCCGTAACTGCCCACCACATGGTCACAATG GAGGAAAATGATGACATAGAACTATATGTGTCATCTGTTGGAGTATCAGAACCCATGGCCCATGAGGAAATGATCCAGTTGCTCAACATCAACACCCTTCACCACAGCTCTGGGCCGGTTGGAACCACTGAGGCGTCCACTGAG aagaATGTTTTCAAAGACCACCATGAGAAGAACAGCATCTGGGGTAAAGACGGCTTCTATGTGCTGGTTATCTGCCTCACAAtattcatcatcatcttcacctGTTTAATG GTGCTTTACCGAATAAAGGAGAAGGAATTCTTGGATCAGCAGCTTAAAGAGCCATCCCCACCTACCCGCGACGTGCAGCTGGCACCTATCCCTGTTCATGGTGCTCAGCCTCCTCTGACCCTCAAGAACAGCATGGTCCAGGCCAACCAGACGTCCAAACCCAGTGCCACCCATTCTACCAGCAGCACAAGCACCCCGTCCTGTAACATTAGCATCCATCAAACTTCCAGCGTGACGACGTCAGAGCCGCAGTGCCCATCCAGCCACTCTGTGGCTGAACTCAAACCCAGTGTGTCCTCCACACATTCACCCTTTAGGATGAAGCCTGTTGGAGGCCTGCAGGAGCG ACGAGGATCTAATGTCTCTCTGGTGCTGGATATGAGTTCTTTGGGTTCAGTGGAGCCTTTGAGTTGTGGGGTCGTGACCCCACGAGAGCGTGCCACTCAGGAATACCTGCAGTCAGCCAGTCGGGTCCTCTCACGGCAACAGCTTCGTGACATCGCATTGAACACCCAGAGGCTGCACACAGAATTTGTC GAAATTCCCATGAACTTTGTGGATCAGAAAGAACTGGATATCCCAAATCATGGATCAAAAAATAGATACAAGACCATTTTGCCAA ATCCACATTCCAGGGTTATTCTGAAGACTAAGAACTCAAACGACCCGCTCAGCAGTTACATTAATGCCAACTACATACGA GGCTATCTTGGAGATGAGAGGGCCTTCATTGCCACTCAGGGTCCAATGATCAACACGGTGAATGACTTCTGGCAAATGGTCTGGCAAGAGGACTGCCCTGTCATTGTCATGATTACAAAATTGAAAGAGAAAAATgaa AAATGTGTTCTGTACTGGCCTGAGAAGAGGGGGATCTATGGGAAGGTGGAGGTCTTCGTTAATAATGTGAAGGAATGTGACCACTATATAATCCGCTCCCTTATACTAAAG CATGGAGGCCAGAGTCGTAAAGTGCAGCACTACTGGTATACCTCATGGCCAGACCATAAGACCCCAGAGAGCGTTGGACCCCTGCTGCAGTTAGTTAATGATGTTGAGCAGGACAGAAGGGGCTTTACATCCTCTGGGCCGGTTATTGTACACTGCAG TGCTGGAATTGGTCGGACGGGGTGTTTCATTGCTACAACAATTGGTTGTCGTCAGTTGGAGCTGGAAGGAGTTGTGGATGTGCTGGGAATTGTGTGCCAACTTAGGACAGACAG GGGTGGTATGATCCAGACTGAGGAACAATATGAATTTGTGCATCATGCCTTGAGTCTCCATGAAAGCCGCCTTCCTGCCGAGCCTGGACAATGA